ttagttttgatactaaattaaatttaatgcgatatatataattttatattaaatttaataaaatatttttttacataattctcaaaaaaataacttataatttaatatagctaggaataaagataatataatagtaaaatcaaatatatttatatatatatatataattattattaattttttttatcacttaGTGGGAACAAGTGTCTCCTCTCTCCCTAACTTAGGACCGTTCCTGCAGTATAATGTGTCTGGATGTAGTTCTGGAGATGATCTTTGGTGGTGGTCTTAATGTTTTGAGCAGGCCCAAGGATACTTAGAGGGGTGTACTGAAAAGCAGTCGCTTGCAAGTGAACAAAAATCACTTCCTCTGTCTGGCCCTCAACCTATAAGCAGTGCCatataattaacctttttattaaaaagtATAATGGAAACATAATACAATGGCTCAGTAGGATAAAATATGTGGCTGCTTTTCAAGAATGAAAAGCAGTTTAGGACACTAATGTACTCATCAAAAGCATGATATAAAACTACAATTCCATTCCCATcttaaccaaaataaaaaaataaagccaaTTATTCATACAATCCTATAGGGAACAAATATTTCAACTGAAAATGTAACACAACTCACCtatgttgagtttggaaaaccaaattaaaattaatatgatgaataaatattattaaattttttttaatgttttattaaaatatttttgattgtttgtttgataGATTTTGTTAATTGCGCaggtgacgattggatttttgacggtttagaatttctcaaataaaatctcgttgtaaagtatagtttctaaaccaaacaataatcctttcatacaaaaagttgtttgtcactagtacaaactcctagaatttataaaccgaagtattggaccttgggtcgttctccctaggaattacaataaagtgtcttgttattggttatgagttattttggggtttttggataagaagcatgaaaagtaaatggcaatgaaaataaactaacaactataaaaggctcttggcaaggtatgaaaattagaagtcctatcctagttatccttctcaattgtgatgagaattgttcattgctaccacttaattaacccttactaactaaagaaaagtcaagtggatgaattgacttgagccacaagtcctagccaactcccaaggaaagactagctttagtgcactccaaaccaattagcaatctctccaattaccaatcaacaaaggaattagataactcaagtgtcactaattactctacctaggccaagaggaacaaaatctacactatatctagaagaggcatttcaacaaacacataaaaggcaataaaagtaaacaacataaattgcaagaattaaagagagatctaactacaaaggcaagagatcaacaatagaaaagcaaagaagaacaattattatgaattacctcttattgaattgaaagaaaatggaagggacaatagtagatctacaacaaagcaatagaacaacataaaggaaattacaataaaagaatggaagaagaatgaatctaacaacaaggaattgagatgtagaagtagaagaaagcaaagattaaaacctagatctaagaactaatcctaatcctaatcctaattctagagagaagtgagagcttctctctctagaaactaattctaactactaaactaaactaatggtgacaagtatgttgattcctcttcaatccttggcttaaatagcatcagaaatgagttggattgggcccacaaggcttgtaaattcgctagccacgagtttgcatgaagtgatcacgtgcaccaacggcgcgtgcgcgtacagggCGCGTACGCATCCTTATATatatagcaactatggcaaatattatatcgtttcgaagccccggatgttagctttccaatccaactggaaccgcatcatttggacctctgtagctcaagttatggtcgtttaagtgcgaagaggtcggcttgacagctttccggttctttcatttcttcatgagttctccaacttttcatgcttctttcttcattcccttgatccaatctttgcctcctaaaccttaaatcacttaacaaacatatcaaggcatctaatagaatcaaggtgaattagatttagctattttaaggcctaaaaagcatgttttcactcttaagcacaattaaaggagaatatacaaaaccatgctatttcattgaataaatgtgggtaaaaggttataaaatcccctaaaatcaatacaagataaaccgtcaaattggggtttgtcagcagGAAAGCAATTTAATTTTCATAGTGGCCCAAGATTAAATAAGCCCAACTTGATCATTAAATAAATTTAGCTTTGTGCAAAAATTATTTCACAACAAGTGACTGAACCTTGAGATTAAGACAAGCCCAAATCACAAGCCCATGAACCAAAGTTGATACGTCAAAGAAAGGAACCCAAGATTCACAAAGCATGCTTCGGTTACTACATCTCTTGGTAACTGGAACTtgaaattcaatttgatttaatttcattgaAAGTTTCCACCGAaagttttttctcttttctctctcctctctcttgctTCGGTCACATCACtcattcaaagaagaagaaagaagaaaaatggaaggcacaGAAAGAGGTCTATGAAGAAAGGCTAAAAAGATTTTTGCCATAGAAGGAAGGTCTAAGAAGAAAGGCTAAAAAATTTTtgctaagaaagaaaaaaaaaagggcttCGATCAAGAAGCAAATCTATCTAGGCAAAGACAACAAAAGTTTATTTCCTCTTTTGTGCTACAAAGAAGAGGAAAGCCTCAAAGTCTTAAGCATGGAAGAAGCAGAAATGAAAAACGTGAAGCCATCTTGAGTCAGATACTCATCAACGATCAGAATCAAAACTTGGGGCCAAAGTCAAGCTCAAGGGTCAGGATTGAAGAAGtttgaagaaaaaggatgagagagaagaggtGAGCTTGCATGCAATAGTCTCGGTCCTCTCAATCCTCTCTAATGAAGCCGCTGTTACTCTGATGTTGGAGAAGAAAGATACAGTGAGGGTTGAACTTGTTTTAACCTTGGAAGCTTCacccttctatattaagggtgaacggTCAAGGGTTGAAGGCAAGGAGAGTAAATgaaaaagcacagagttctcatagctaccctaaAGTTGTccgagttcttctccttcaatgaagttcatttagtttctttttcttagttttgtctgtctgagtctcatggtaaaaagCAAACATAGTGAGGTTTATAAGAAAAAGCGATAAAGAGGTAAAAGGCAGTGagcaaaattagagaaaaagccATAGGTGTCACAGAGTTTCTTCGTATATCTTTCTGTTGTGTGTCATGATCCTGTGGAGATTCTCTTACAAGTTACGTTAGCACTTTGCAGTTGAAAAAGCTAGATTTTGAGTCCTAGTCAAATTtggattgggttagaatctgaaTTTTCCCTTgtaggattgggtagatcctaggaaagaattggtgtttgtaatcttaaaaaaagatagtaaaatttcatcattgttgtgatggagactagatgtaggctacattgcacctagtagctgaaccaggatatatttgGTGTCATTTCTTCTAATCTGCTTCTTTTCTGTTTCTGGTACTCAGGAGACAAAAacgaaaactgtctctcaactcatcacgagacaaaagtaaaaatatctcctgaagttttgctaaaaaagtaaaagaaatattctaCAAAAAGGGgaagctaagattcaacccccttctcttagccactgattaccattaATTGGtatttgcagcttggagaaaagatcctgatGGCAAACAACAGTGATTCAAATTTGGTGGCTTATATTCTGATGgaaggtcaatcaagcaacagactcCCATTCTTCAATGGGAAGAACTACAGTTATTAGAAGGAAAGAATGGAGATTTTTATTCAGGTTGTAGATTATAAACTTTGGAAGATAATTCTGGAAGGCCCATAATTTCCAACCACAACAGGAGCTGATGGTGTGGTTGTTCCCAAGGCTGAGGCTAATTGGAATGACGATGATAGGAAGAAAATAGAGCTCAACGCTAAAGCTATCAACCTACTTAATTGTATTGTCAGCTTCGAGGAATACTGACAAGCATCAAGAAGCACAACAGCAAAGAAAATTTGGGACAAGCTCCAAGTTACTCATGAAGGCACAACCTAAGTCAAAAGAAccaaaagagacatgataaacaaAGAATACAaaatgttctcaatgaaggaaggaaaAATAATTGATGAAATATTTGAAAGATTCAACGTTATCATtactggcttggatgctatgggaaccAAACATTTAGAATCTATGCTTGTGAGGAAAATACTGAGATGTCTCACTAAAAAGTGGAAAATCAAGGCTATAGTAATAGCTGAGAGTAGTGGCATTGATGAAATGACCTATGATGATCTGAGAGGAAACTTACTTGtttttgaaaatacctatttgaaaaaagatacaaaaaaaagGAGTTGCTCTCAAATATATCATTGaatctctggatgatgaatccagcgATAATTTATCTGAcgataattttgttttgtttgctaagaAATAAAGGAGGATGATGAAGCAGAAGGAAAGAAACAAAGGAGACAGGTCAAGGAAACCTAAGAAGGATTTAAGCAATGTCATTTGCCACAACTACAGAGAAGCTGATCACTACAAGTTTGACTGCCTAAAATTGAAGAAAGAAGACaatttgaaaaggaaaaagaagaagggactcaTGGCATCTTGggaagacttggaaaatgactctgaagatgaagatgaatctGAGACTAAATCCCAAACTTGTCTCATGGCCGATCACACTGATGAGGTAATTTTCATTGAACCCTCTAatgaagaccttcatcttatgatcGATCATCTCACTGAGAAAATCAGATGCTTCTTAATTGAAAATCAAGATCTTgaatctcaaaataaaatattgaaagcCGAAAATACTTTTCTCAAAGATAAACTAAGAAAAGCTAAAACTGCTGTgaatcttgttgaagaaaataatcGGCTTAAAGCTGAAATTAGTGGCTGTGAGAAACAGTATTTGGTGGTTGCATATTTGAACTGTTTTGAAGAAAATGATAGGTTGCACAAAGAGGtgaaaaattgaaagaagatTTTTCCAAATTTACTTCAtgttaagaaaatttaaataatcttTTGGCCATCCAAAAACCTCTTTTTGAAAAAGCTGGATTAGGTTTTCACAAAAATCCAAAAACTGTTTTTGAAAAATCTTCCTTTGCTAATATGGCTTCCACTTCGGATGACATAAAATTTCAAAACCCAACCAAtctaaaaaaataacaacctaaaagGTTTTGTAGATTATGCAATCGGGATGGTCATTCTCCCATTCAATGCTTCATTAGTGAGAAAATGATTGGAGACAACATGTCCAAGGTAGTAAAAAACTACAATGGTCTTGGACAAAGAAGATGGTTTAACATTCAagaatccaaaaagatttggatacctaaggtcattTGAGTATCTTTTGtaggtttgcctagcatccaagagaaaagataacatgtggtacatggatagtggatgctctaggcatgTGACCGAAAAGTCTACATTCTTCATCAAGCTTGACAAGTATGATGGAGACTTTGTAACTTTCGGCGAtaatggtaaaggaaaaatagtggccataGATaaagttggtaagaacttttcttattgtataaatgatgttttaCTTGTTGATGGATTGAAACATAACCTTCTAAGCattagccaattgtgtgatcttggatatttgattatttttagaaaatttgattgcttagttgtttgtgagaaatCCGGTGATATTTTGTTTGAGGCaaaaagatgcaataatgtgtatggacatACTCTAGAGgacttaaaagataaaaaaaaaagtaacatgtttTACATATATAGAATCTGAAAAATGACTTTCGTATAAGAaattgggacatgctagcatgtaccaaatttctaagcttgttaagaaaaatttggttagaggaatttcaaatattaaatttgacaAAGATATTGTTTGTGATGCTTGGCAATTAGGCAAACAAACAAAATCTTCATTTAAACCCAAAGATGGAATTTCTACTAAAAGACCATTAGAAATGTTGCATGTTGATTTTTTGaacctactagaactcaaagtttgggagGAAAATACTATGGTTTGGTGGTGGTTGATGATTATTCAAGATATGGATGAGTTCTTTTCTTGATTCATAAAAATGATACTTTCTATGCCTTTTTTCGCTTTGTAAAAAGATTCAAactgaaaagaatttaaaaattccccacataagaagtgatcatggaaaggaatttgaaaatcaagattttgaaagattttgtgatgaatttggaattgatcataacttttcatatcccagaacacctcaacaaaatggggttattgaaagaagaaatagaagtcttcaagaaatgactagggaaatgctttgtgaaaatgatgTTTCAAAATTTTGTGGGTCGAAGCTGTAAACACAGCTTGTTACATCATAAATAGAACATCATTAGAAAAGGTTGAAGAAAACCCCCTAtaagctatggaaaggaactctccctaatcttaagtactttcatgttttttgatgcaaatgttttgtgcttaacaataaataaaaccttggaaaatttgatctaAAATTATATGAAGTTATGTTTGTTGGGTATTCAAGCACTAGCAAAGTTTATAGAGTTTACCTTAAAGAACATAGAACCATTGAAGAGTCTATACATGTATCTTTTTGTGATGCTAACACTATACCCAGTGCTATGTTAGATGATGATGTAAGAAGTGAAACAAAAGCAAGTCCTCAAGTGAATCAAGCAAACTCCAAATCTATTTCAACTATGGAAATCATCAGTCCAGAAACAGCTTCTCTGAAtgaaggagacatttccattttgtctcctaaCCAAGCCAGAGAATCTAGAATGGTGAACTCATCAGAACCTTACCAAAGTCAACCTGAAGCCTCAACTCAAAAGCCACATGAATGgaagttattaaaaaattactctCATGAATTCATCATTAGAGACCCTTCACAAGGCGTGACCACTAGatcctcaagcaagaagcaagtaGAGACAAACAATTTTGCTTTTTTGTCCCAATTAAAACTTCTCAATGTgaagcaagctcttgaagatccctcATGGGTGAAGGCCATGGAAGAAGAGCTGAACCAATTTAAAAAGAATGAGATTTGGATACTTGTGTCACACACAAATGGTAGAAAGGTAACCGGTACTAagtggattttcaaaaataaattgggtgaggatggtaGTGTTGTTTGTAACAAGGCTAAATTAGTGGctcaaggttacgatcaagaggaAGGAATTAACTTTGATGAaccttttgctccggtagcaagaatggaaacaatttggttgcttcttgcctatgctgcccacaaGGGTTTTAAAGTCctccaaatggatgttaaatgtgccttTTTAAATGGATTTATTGATAGGAAAGTATTTGTAGCTCAACCCTccagttttgaaaataaaaatttttctaatcatatttttaaactttcaaaggctctttatggccttagacaagcaccaagagcttggtatgaaaggtttAGTACCTTCTTattggaaaataaatttcaaaaggGTACTACTGatactattttattcataaaatcatctaatgatgatatcttacttgttcaagtttatatggatgatattgtatttggtttgGCAAATGAATTCTTGTGTGAGGAGTTTGGAAAACTAATGACTAGTGAGTTTAAAATGAGTTTGATGGGAGaattaactttctttcttggacttcaaattaaacaaactcctagtggcatCTATCTTTATTCACCAAGAAAAATATGccaaagaattaataaaaaaatttggtttagaaaactctaaaccaaTGGGTACTCCCATGCATCCAGATACTAAACTTGACAAGGAATAAAATGGCAAAGATAtagatgaaacaaggtatagaggaatgataggatctcttatgtatcttacatcctctaggccggacattgttcaaagtgtgggtgtatattctagatttcaatctcacccaaaagagtcacatcttttaGCCGTTAAGAAAATCATTAGATATATAAAAGGCACATGTGATCTtggcttgtggtatccaaaatctaATGAGTTTGGTGTAGTAGGATATTGTGATgtagattatgcgggagatcatGTGGATAGGAGAAGAACCTCGGGAATTCagcaaagaaaaatatttactatAATGCAATAGACATGGACATACTCATAAACAATATTTCATTTCTTTAAAGAAATATGGAGACAAAGTTTATACTATTGTGCTAGACCACAATGACCTTGGACAACCAAAAAAAATTCACATTAAAGGATTCAAATTAATTTGAATACCTAAATCTTCTTAAAGCTTATGCAAATTTGCCTAGCttccaaaagaaagaaaaacatgtGGTTCATAGATAGCAGATGCTCACGGCACATGACAGAAAACTCTACATTTTTAACCAAGCTTAATAACTACGATGGTGATTTTGTTACTTTTGGTGATGATGGCAAGGTAAGATCATTTCCATCGAAAAAGTCGGTAAAGATTTTTCTACTTTTATAGAAAATGTTCTTTTAGttgatggtttgaaacataacttaATTAGATTTAGTTAATTATGTGATCTTGGCTATTTAGTTTTTTTCAACCGCTTTGAAtgtaacaaaattaataaaaaaaatagttaaaggtTTTTCTAATATCAATTTTGACAAAGACATTATGTGTGATGCATGTCAAATGGGTAAAATGACAAAGTCTTCTTTTAAAACTAAGGAAGATGTCTCAACTAAACGAGTTTTGAAATTTttgcatattgatctttttggtcctactagaactcaaagtttatgTGAAAAATCGTAAGGCCTAGTTATTGTGGATGACTACACAAGGTATGGTTGGGTTTTCTTTATTGTTCATAACaatgatgattttcttgtttttaaaattttcaacaaaaaggttcaaaatgaaaaagattgtaAAATTATCTCTGTTAGAAGTGAccatgaaaaagaatttgaaaatcatcTTTTTGAAAACTTTTGTGATCAAAATAGAATTTCACATAACTTCTCTTGTTCaagaactcctcaacaaaatggaattgtggaaaaaaGAAATAGGAGTCTCCAATAGATGGCTAGAGTTATGTTATGTGAGAATGAAATTTCCAAGTTTTTATATACTGAAACTATTAACCCTGCTTGCTACATTTTGAACTGAATCATCATTAGAAAATTCCTGAAAAAGATACCTTATGAGTTATGAAAAGAAAATCCTCCTACTTTGCGctattttcatatttttggaacaaaatgtTTTGTgttaaatagcaaaaaaaaattgagaaattttgtttcaaagtCATATGAGGACATTTTTGTTGGTTACTCCACTTCTAGCAAGGCCTATAAAATTTATATCAAAACTACTAAAACTGTAGATGAGACTATGCATGTTACTTTTCTAATACTAATGTTTTTTCTAGTGTTTCTAAAGATGATTGTGTAAATATTCCAAGCATTGAAGCTGTATAAGTCACTACCAATCAAGAATAAGTTTCTGTTCCAGAAGTTGCTCAGGAGCATTTTGCAGAAGACAATTCTATTTCGTCTCCTGCTACTCATGCCAAAACCATTACAACAGAAAGTAATAATGAAGCCACTAATTCTAAAACAACAAACACTCAAATTAAACTCAGGGAACGGAGATCTCATATAAACTATCTTCATAAATTCATCATTGGAGATCCATCAACGAAAAAAATTACAAGATCAACATTAAAAAAATCAGAATTCAAGCAACTTGGCATTTATCTCAACTATTGAACCTAATAATATTAAAGAGGCCTTTGATGATCCGTTTTGGGTGAAATCAATAGAAGAAGAGCTctagcaatttaaaaaaaaaacaagtatgGACTCTGGTTCCAAACCAACTGGAAAGAAAGTTATTGGAACTAGATGAATTTTCTGAAACAAGTTAGGAGAAAATGGAACAATAGCTAGAAacaaagctcgacttgtagcTCAAGAATTTGACCAAGAAAAAGGAATCGATTTTGATGAATCGTTTGCTCTGGTGGTCACAATGGAAGCCATTAGACTGCTACTTACTTATGTCGCACATCACAAAGTCAAattgtttcaaatggatgtaaaaTGTGTATTTTTAAATGGAATTTTAGATAGAGATATCTATATTAAACAACCCactagttttgaaaaaaaattctaatcATGTTTCAAACTAGTTAAGGACATTTATAGATTGAGACAAGTTTCTAGAACTTGGTATGAAAGACTTAGTTACTTTTTGCTTAAAGATGATTTTTAAAGGGGTACAACAGACACTACTCTATTTATAAAGAATCtcaatgataattttattttagtatatgttgatgatattatttTTGGATCTGTTGATGAATCTTTTTGTGCAGAATTTAGCAGCttaatgacaagtgaatttgatatGAGTCTCATGGGTGAGCCCATTTTCTTTTTTGGACTACAAATAAAACAAATgaggattaaatttttgtacaTTAAGAGAAATATGTCAAAGATTTGGTAAATACGTTTGGAATGGGGCTTGCTAAGCCAATAAACGCTCCTATGCATGCTTCCACTAAGCTTGacaaagataaaaatgaaaataatgttGACAAGACAAGATACCAAAGAATGATAGGCTCACAAATATATTTAACAGCTTTAAGACCTGACATAATATTTATTGTGAGGCtgtgttcaagatttcaatcccAACCTAAAGagtctcacttaagtgcggtgaagAGAATCATTCAATACATCTTTGGCACCACAAATTACGggttatggtatcctaaatctgactCAATTAATTTAATTGGATATTCAGATGCTAATTTTGCAGGTGATAGAATAGATAGAAGAAGCACTAGTGCTATTTGCTGCACCATTGGAAATGTGTTGAATGTTTggactaacaagaaacaagggAAAATGGCGATGTTCACTGTAGAAGCTAAGTATATCGTTGTCTCTCTTTTCTGTTGTCAACTTTTTTACTACAAGTTGAATGTATCTAATATTCTTTTGATGTGTGATAACATGAGTGATATTAACATTTCTAAAAATTTAGTTTTACTCTCTAGAATAGAACACATTGAAGTTAAATATCACTCTATTAGAGAACTTGTCCACAATAGaaatattgatattcaatttgttaagTTTGAGGATCAACTAGCTGATATTTTGACCAAACTATTAGTTGAAGAGAGGTTTTTGCAAGCTTAGAACTTCTCTAGAAATTATTTGTTCTTCTGATTTAATATGATTTTCTGATCACACTTTTTTAGTTTTGTCTTACAAATAGACAGGTGATTTTTTTGCAAATGATGGTACTGGCTTATCATCCTCTAAAAAAAATTGGGCTTATGGTCTAAATCATCTGTACTATGTTTTGTTGATTATTGGATCTACAAAATTcattttagagtttaattttgttctaaatatattttgatttaaaattttcctCTCAAAATCTCTCCTTTTATGTCTCATATCATCATATCTCATTAGACTTATTTTGTCTCCtgcaaatcatatcttttcatttttatatcatataaatttacttttttcatatcatatttttcttcttcttttcaataTAAAACTATTTTCTCTCCAATATATCTGCATTTAAATTTTTCATACACACTTATTGTACACCACCTCTCGTACTCACGAAtcaatttttgttcttaatttttataTACCCTCTTTTTCTTTCCTTATATAATAATAACCAAGAGAGAACTCTTTCCCTCAAATCTTTCACATCACTCTCACAATAACACTTCGTCCTCTCCTTCTCGACACATAAAACCCTAGTTCCTCTCCTCTTGTCCATTACTCACACCAAACGTTCTCTATGTCCTTGATGAGGGCTAAATGTCAGTTTAGAATTTTCGCAAATTAAAATCTCAAATTTGTTATGAGTATAGTTTCAAACCGGCGAACAACCCAAATCAAAGTTTTATAAGATTGTCacaaatcaaaacaaataatgggAGCATTAACTCTAGGTCATTCTCCCTTGGACTTGCAATGAGGTGCACGTCATTAGTTATGAAATCGAAAATTTTCAAACACAATTGTGGGAATTAAAGGAACTAGGAATTAAAGGAGTAAACAgctattaaattgcaagaaactagaataaaaaaacaagtaaataactaacaaagaaagcataaataagaagaatgattaaactaataattatacTAAAAGTCAATTAAATCAAGCTAGAAAATATTGAGAAATTGAGTTAGTAAAGAAGTGAAATTCAAATGTTA
The sequence above is drawn from the Arachis hypogaea cultivar Tifrunner chromosome 4, arahy.Tifrunner.gnm2.J5K5, whole genome shotgun sequence genome and encodes:
- the LOC140184088 gene encoding secreted RxLR effector protein 161-like, with the translated sequence MGLAKPINAPMHASTKLDKDKNENNVDKTRYQRMIGSQIYLTALRPDIIFIVRLCSRFQSQPKESHLSAVKRIIQYIFGTTNYGLWYPKSDSINLIGYSDANFAGDRIDRRSTSAICCTIGNVLNVWTNKKQGKMAMFTVEAKYIVVSLFCCQLFYYKLNVSNILLMCDNMSDINISKNLVLLSRIEHIEVKYHSIRELVHNRNIDIQFVKFEDQLADILTKLLVEERFLQA